A DNA window from Solanum lycopersicum chromosome 3, SLM_r2.1 contains the following coding sequences:
- the LOC101264609 gene encoding photosystem I reaction center subunit VI-1, chloroplastic, producing MASLATLAAVQPTTNIKGLAGSSITGTKLHLKSSRLNFNRTKFRACSVVAKYGDKSVYFDLEDLGNTTGQWDLYGSDAPSPYNSLQSKFFETFAAPFTKRGLLLKFLILGGGSTLAYFSSTASGDILPIKKGPQLPPKLGPRGKI from the exons ATGGCATCTTTGGCAACCCTTGCTGCAGTGCAGCCAACTACCAACATCAAGGGCCTAGCTGGAAGTTCAATCACTGGAACTAAGCTTCATCTCAAATCATCTCGTCTCAATTTTAACCGCACTAAATTCAG GGCTTGTTCTGTAGTTGCCAAATATGGTGACAAGAGTGTATACTTTGATTTGGAGGATTTGGGCAACACAACTGGCCAGTGGGACTTGTATGGATCAGATGCACCTTCACCATACAACTCTCTTCAG AGCAAGTTTTTTGAGACATTTGCTGCTCCATTCACCAAGAGAGGTCTGTTGCTCAAATTCTTGATATTGGGAGGTGGCTCTACCCTCGCCTACTTCAGTTCCACAGCATCAGGGGATATCCTACCAATCAAGAAAGGTCCACAACTTCCACCTAAGCTCGGGCCACGTGGCAAGATCTAA
- the LOC101264910 gene encoding small ribosomal subunit protein uS17c, with translation MSVTSPLLSQFKSLTISTPFLHGSSSLSRLSTPSSSITSQKPSPPAFLPPIRAMRSMQGRVVCSTNDKTVSVEVTRLAPHPKYKRRVRKKKKYQAHDPLNQFQVGDYVQLEKSRPISKTKTFVAIPVPPRNQTKVKEEENQELGLPLESLQTS, from the coding sequence ATGTCTGTAACTTCTCCTCTTCTCTCTCAATTCAAATCCCTCACCATTTCCACCCCTTTTCTCCATGGCTCCTCTTCTCTTTCTCGTCTCTCCACACCCTCATCCTCTATCACTTCCCAAAAACCTTCTCCACCTGCTTTCCTGCCTCCAATTCGAGCCATGAGATCAATGCAAGGCAGAGTCGTCTGCTCCACAAACGACAAAACCGTTTCTGTGGAAGTTACTCGTCTTGCTCCTCACCCAAAGTACAAACGTAGGGttaggaagaagaagaagtaccAAGCTCATGACCCATTGAACCAATTTCAAGTTGGGGATTATGTTCAGCTTGAAAAGAGTAGGCCCATTAGTAAGACCAAGACCTTCGTTGCTATACCTGTACCACCGAGGAACCAGACCAAGGTTAAGGAGGAAGAGAATCAGGAACTTGGGCTTCCGCTTGAATCTCTGCAGACGAGTTAG
- the LOC138347376 gene encoding glyoxylate/hydroxypyruvate/pyruvate reductase 2KGR-like, translating into MDEIGVLLMRPLSNYIQQELAKRFTLFKYWEIPSESLKLHSDIIRAVVGNGVQGANSALIDSLPRLEIVSSHSSGLDKIDLVKCKERGIRVTSTPNGPTDDVADMAILLAIATLRRICVADRFVRNGIWQEKDFNLTAKFSGKSVGIVGLGRIGSAIAKRAEAFGCPISYHSRTQKPESTYTYYSHVIDLASNCQILVVACALTDETHHIINREVIDALGPNGIVINIARGSHIDEPELVSALAEGRLGGAGLDGLEHEPEVPTQLASLDNVVLSPHTAAGTVETRREMADLVIANLEAYFSNKPLLTPVL; encoded by the exons ATGGATGAGATAGGGGTATTACTGATGCGTCCATTGTCCAATTACATCCAACAAGAGCTAGCGAAACGTTTCACCCTCTTCAAATACTGGGAAATTCCATCTGAATCTCTCAAACTGCACTCCGACATCATTCGAGCTGTGGTGGGGAATGGAGTCCAGGGAGCCAACTCTGCTTTGATCGACTCGCTCCCCAGATTGGAAATTGTATCGAGTCACAGTTCTGGGCTTGACAAGATTGATTTGGTGAAGTGCAAAGAGAGAGGGATTAGGGTCACCTCCACTCCCAATGGTCCCACCGACGATGTTGCAGACATGGCTATTTTACTCGCAATCGCAACTTTGAGGAGGATTTGTGTAGCTGATCGCTTCGTCAGGAATGGGATTTGGCAGGAAAAGGATTTCAATTTGACCGCTAAG tTTAGCGGCAAATCAGTAGGCATTGTAGGCTTAGGGAGGATTGGTTCAGCAATTGCCAAGAGAGCTGAAGCTTTTGGATGTCCAATCAGTTACCATTCGCGTACACAAAAACCTGAGTCAACGTACACTTATTATTCACACGTTATCGACTTGGCCTCCAATTGCCAGATCCTTGTCGTTGCTTGTGCCTTGACTGATGAAACTCATCACATTATCAACCGTGAAGTGATAGATGCATTGGGTCCAAATGGAATTGTTATCAACATTGCAAGGGGTTCTCATATTGATGAACCTGAGCTGGTATCTGCTCTTGCAGAAGGCAGGCTGGGAGGAGCAGGGCTTGATGGTCTTGAACATGAACCAGAAGTGCCTACGCAACTAGCTAGTCTTGATAATGTTGTACTATCACCTCATACTGCAGCAGGCACTGTGGAGACTCGGAGGGAAATGGCTGACCTCGTCATTGCAAACTTGGAGGCATACTTTTCGAACAAACCATTACTAACACCCGTTCTTTGA
- the KPP gene encoding pollen-specific kinase partner protein, protein MVRAVEEEKLEIPAVEPQNSNGWKLTRKETIKARNINKADDSASAIVKENSPPSDMELMKEKFAKLLLGEDMSGGGKGVSSALALSNAITNLAASAFGEQKRLEPMQPETKAKWRKEIDWLLSVTDYIVEFVASKQKSKDGTIMEIMVTKQRTDLQMNIPALRKLDTMLLDCLDSFKDQTEICYTSKDDEGKTARKDDKWWIPTPKVPPNGLSDTTRKWLQFQKDSVNQVHKAALAINAQVLTEMEVPENYIESLPKNGRASLGDSIYRSITDEYFDPDYFLSTMDLSSEHKILDLKNRIEASVVIWRRKMTAKDGKSTWSSAVSMEKRELFEDRAETILLILKHRFPGIPQSSLDISKIQYNRDIGQAILESYSRIIESRAFTVMSRIEDVMQADDLAHDPSNAEVKRFPMGDSLGVSDGMFNDKEEVEKLSSAETPNSMTLLDFMGWGEGDEDTEKDTKEEIRSKESDAKLLSKPPNIVTNKRVSYLENLTGSRSPTARH, encoded by the exons ATGGTTCGAGCAGTAGAGGAAGAGAAATTAGAGATTCCTGCTGTTGAACCTCAAAATAGTAATGGGTGGAAACTTACCCGTAAAGAGACCATCAAGGCACGTAATATTAATAAAGCAGACGATTCAGCCTCTGCTATCGTCAAAGAGAACAGCCCACCTTCAG ATATGGAGCTGATGAAGGAAAAATTTGCCAAGTTGCTCCTTGGTGAGGATATGTCTGGCGGAGGAAAGGGTGTTTCATCAGCATTGGCGCTATCAAATGCAATTACAAACCTTGCAG CTTCAGCGTTTGGGGAACAGAAGAGATTAGAACCCATGCAACCAGAGACTAAAGCCAAGTggagaaaagaaattgattgGCTTTTATCTGTTACAGATTATATTGTTGAATTTGTTGCTTctaaacaaaaatcaaaagacGGAACAATTATGGAG ATTATGGTGACAAAGCAGAGAACTGATCTTCAAATGAACATTCCCGCATTGCGTAAGCTAGATACAATGCTTCTG GATTGTTTAGATAGTTTTAAAGACCAAACAGAAATCTGTTATACATCCAAAGATGATGAAGGTAAAACTGCCAGGAAAGATGATAAATGGTGGATACCTACCCCTAAGGTTCCTCCTAATGGTTTGTCCGATACTACTAGGAAATGGCTGCAATTTCAGAAAGATTCGGTGAACCAAGTTCATAAAGCAGCCCTCGCCATAAATGCTCAAGTTCTTACAGAGATGGAGGTTCCTGAAAATTATATAGAATCCTTACCCAAG AATGGGAGAGCGAGCCTTGGAGACTCGATATACAGGAGCATCACGGATGAATACTTTGATCCGGATTACTTCCTTTCAACTATGGACTTGTCCTCTGAACATAAAATTCTAGACCTCAAGAACAGAATTGAAGCTTCCGTAGTTATTTGGAGAAGAAAGATGACAGCAAAAGATGGGAAGTCAACCTGGAGTTCAGCCGTTAGTATGGAGAAAAGAGAATTATTTGAAGACAGAGCAGAAACTATCCTTCTTATTCTTAAGCATCGGTTCCCTGGAATTCCTCAATCATCACTAGACATAAGCAAAATTCAGTACAACAGA GATATCGGGCAAGCCATTTTAGAAAGCTATTCAAGAATAATTGAAAGTAGGGCATTCACAGTCATGTCGCGAATTGAAGATGTAATGCAGGCAGATGATCTGGCCCACGATCCTTCAAATGCAGAAGTAAAGAGGTTTCCAATGGGAGATTCATTGGGAGTATCAGATGGAATGTTTAATGATAAGGAAGAAGTAGAGAAGCTTAGTTCTGCAGAAACACCTAATTCAATGACACTGCTGGATTTCATGGGTTGGGGAGAAGGAGATGAAGACACGGAGAAAGATACGAAGGAAGAAATCCGATCAAAAGAAAGTGATGCAAAGCTTCTAAGCAAACCTCCAAATATAGTTACTAACAAGAGAGTTTCTTACCTAGAGAATTTAACTGGTTCCAGAAGTCCAACAGCACGCCACTAA
- the LOC101263391 gene encoding glyoxylate/hydroxypyruvate/pyruvate reductase 2KGR isoform X1, with amino-acid sequence MESIGVLMTCPMSPYLEQELDKRFNFLRLWKFPENQKSHFLKLHSDSIRGVVGNATIGANAELIGALPKLEIVSSYSVGLDKIDLGLCKEKGIKVAYCPDLITDDAADTGVALILAVLRRICQCDSYVKNGLWKNGDFMLTSKFSGKSVGIIGLGRIGLAIAKRAEAFGCPISYYTRSEKPNTNYKYYPSVVELASNCQILVVACALTPETRHIVNREVMEALGSKGILINIGRGPHVDEKELVSALLEGRLGGAGLDVFENEPEVPEQLFGLENVVLLPHVGSGTEETRKAMADLVLGNLEAHFLNKPLLTPVV; translated from the exons ATGGAATCTATAGGAGTGTTAATGACATGCCCAATGTCACCATACCTTGAACAAGAGCTAGACAAGCGCTTTAACTTTCTCCGGCTCTGGAAATTCCCCGAAAACCAAAAAAGCCACTTTTTGAAGTTGCATTCAGATTCCATCAGAGGAGTCGTCGGAAACGCAACAATCGGAGCTAATGCAGAGTTAATCGGAGCATTACCGAAGCTTGAAATCGTATCAAGTTACAGTGTAGGACTGGACAAGATCGATTTGGGGCTTTGCAAGGAAAAGGGAATCAAAGTCGCTTATTGCCCAGATTTGATCACAGATGACGCTGCAGATACTGGAGTTGCTTTGATTTTGGCAGTTTTGAGGAGGATTTGCCAATGTGATAGCTATGTTAAGAATGGCCTTTGGAAGAACGGTGATTTCATGTTGACGTCCAAG TTTAGTGGCAAATCAGTGGGTATTATAGGATTGGGAAGGATTGGATTGGCAATTGCTAAGAGAGCGGAGGCTTTTGGCTGTCCAATTAGTTACTACACGAGATCAGAAAAGCCAAATACAAATTATAAGTATTATCCAAGTGTAGTTGAGTTGGCTTCCAATTGCCAGATTCTGGTTGTGGCATGTGCACTGACTCCTGAGACTCGTCATATTGTCAACCGTGAGGTCATGGAAGCTTTGGGATCAAAGGGAATTCTGATTAACATTGGCCGTGGTCCTCATGTTGATGAAAAAGAGCTTGTATCTGCTCTTCTTGAAGGCCGATTAGGGGGTGCTGGCCTTGATGTGTTTGAGAATGAGCCTGAAGTACCAGAGCAGCTTTTTGGCCTTGAGAATGTGGTCTTATTGCCTCATGTAGGCAGTGGCACAGAGGAAACACGCAAGGCCATGGCCGACCTCGTCCTTGGGAACTTAGAAGCTCACTTTCTGAACAAACCGCTGTTAACTCCAGTGGTTTAA
- the LOC101263391 gene encoding hydroxyphenylpyruvate reductase isoform X2 has product MESIGVLMACPMSSYLEQELDKRFKLFRFWNVPQKNEFLSQHADSIRAVVGNAFAGADAELINSLPKLEIVSSFSVGLDKIDLNKCKEKGIRVTNTPDVLTEDVADLAIGLMLAVLRRICECDRHVRKGLWKSGDFKLTSKFSGKSVGIIGLGRIGLAIAKRAEAFGCPISYYTRSEKPNTNYKYYPSVVELASNCQILVVACALTPETRHIVNREVMEALGSKGILINIGRGPHVDEKELVSALLEGRLGGAGLDVFENEPEVPEQLFGLENVVLLPHVGSGTEETRKAMADLVLGNLEAHFLNKPLLTPVV; this is encoded by the exons atggaaagCATCGGAGTATTGATGGCCTGTCCTATGTCATCTTACCTAGAACAAGAGCTAGATAAGCGATTCAAGCTCTTCCGATTCTGGAATGTTCCGCAGAAGAATGAATTCCTCAGTCAGCACGCTGATTCCATCCGTGCTGTCGTCGGCAACGCATTCGCCGGCGCTGACGCTGAGCTCATCAATTCCCTCCCTAAGCTCGAGATTGTTTCGAGTTTCAGTGTTGGTTTAGATAAGATTGATTTGAACAAGTGTAAAGAGAAGGGGATTAGGGTTACTAATACTCCCGATGTTTTGACTGAGGACGTGGCTGATTTGGCTATAGGGTTGATGTTGGCCGTCCTCAGGAGGATTTGCGAATGCGATCGACATGTTAGGAAAGGGCTGTGGAAGAGCGGTGATTTCAAGTTGACTTCTAAG TTTAGTGGCAAATCAGTGGGTATTATAGGATTGGGAAGGATTGGATTGGCAATTGCTAAGAGAGCGGAGGCTTTTGGCTGTCCAATTAGTTACTACACGAGATCAGAAAAGCCAAATACAAATTATAAGTATTATCCAAGTGTAGTTGAGTTGGCTTCCAATTGCCAGATTCTGGTTGTGGCATGTGCACTGACTCCTGAGACTCGTCATATTGTCAACCGTGAGGTCATGGAAGCTTTGGGATCAAAGGGAATTCTGATTAACATTGGCCGTGGTCCTCATGTTGATGAAAAAGAGCTTGTATCTGCTCTTCTTGAAGGCCGATTAGGGGGTGCTGGCCTTGATGTGTTTGAGAATGAGCCTGAAGTACCAGAGCAGCTTTTTGGCCTTGAGAATGTGGTCTTATTGCCTCATGTAGGCAGTGGCACAGAGGAAACACGCAAGGCCATGGCCGACCTCGTCCTTGGGAACTTAGAAGCTCACTTTCTGAACAAACCGCTGTTAACTCCAGTGGTTTAA
- the LOC101265216 gene encoding homeobox-leucine zipper protein GLABRA 2, giving the protein MGVVDMSNNPPPHETKDFFPSPALSLSLAGIFRDGVGAGSSAGNMETTEEVEEGSAAGSRGVRPREETSTVEISSENSEPMRSRGSDDDLEHDDTCNEDEEDPNNNSKKKKQKKYHRHTVQQIREMEALFKESPHPDEKQRQQLSKQLGLHPRQVKFWFQNRRTQIKAIQERHENSLLKAEIEKLREENKGLRGNSKNPSCPNCGFASSTNNAPTLPAEEQQLRIENARLRAEVEKLRAALGKYQIGTSPNSSSSCSGGNDEENKSALDFYTGIFGLEKPRIMHIVNQAMEQLQKMATSGEPLWIKSFETGREILNYDEYTKEFPPIDKSGDVKSKIMGIEASRDTGIVFMELPRLVQTFMDVNQWREMFPSMISKAATVDVICNGTEGANSWDGAIQLMFAEVQMLTPVVGTREVYFVRYCKQMSAAQWGIVDVSVDKVEASIDASLLKCRKLPSGCILQEQSNAHCKVTWVEHLECQKNIVDSLYRVTVNSGQAFGARRWMATLQQQCERLLFFMATNIPTKDTTGVATLAGRKSILTLAQRMTRGFYRVLGASSYNTWNKIPSKTGQEDIRVISRRNLTDPGEPQGLILCAASSIWLPVSRNVLFDFLKDENHRHEWDVMSNGGPVQSVANLAKGQDKGNAVSIQAVKLRENNMWILQDTSTNAYESAVVYAPVDIAGMQSVITGCDSSNIAALPSGFSILPDGLESRPFVITSRPEDRSSEGGSLLTVAFQILTSNSTTAKLSKESVESINNLLSCTLHKIKTRFQCDNGY; this is encoded by the exons ATGGGCGTTGTTGACATGTCAAATAATCCTCCTCCTCATGAGACCAAGGATTTTTTCCCCTCTCCAGCACTCTCTTTGAGTCTC gcCGGAATTTTCCGAGATGGCGTCGGAGCAGGGAGTAGTGCCGGAAATATGGAAACGACGGAGGAAGTTGAGGAAGGAAGTGCGGCGGGGAGCAGAGGAGTTCGGCCGAGAGAAGAAACGTCGACGGTTGAGATTAGTAGTGAGAATTCAGAACCAATGAGATCACGTGGTTCAGATGATGATTTGGAGCATGATGATACTTGCAACGAAGACGAAGAAGATCCAAACAACAAcagtaagaagaagaaacagaagAAATATCACAGACACACTGTTCAACAAATCAGAGAAATGGAAGC TTTATTCAAAGAGTCACCACATCCAGATGAGAAGCAAAGGCAGCAGCTCAGCAAGCAATTAGGTCTTCATCCAAGGCAAGTCAAATTCTGGTTTCAAAATCGGCGAACCCAAATAAAG GCAATACAGGAACGCCATGAAAATTCATTATTAAAAGCTGAAATTGAAAAGCTTCGTGAAGAAAATAAGGGATTAAGGGGAAATTCAAAGAATCCTTCTTGTCCTAATTGTGGATTTGCTAGCTCTACCAATAATGCTCCTACTCTTCCTGCTGAAGAACAACAATTGCGAATCGAAAACGCCAGACTTAGGGCTGAG GTTGAAAAGCTTAGGGCAGCATTGGGAAAATACCAAATAGGGACATCACCAAATAGTTCATCTTCATGTTCAGGAGGAaatgatgaagaaaataaaagcgCTTTAGATTTTTACACAGGCATTTTTGGGCTTGAAAAACCAAGAATTATGCACATCGTTAATCAAGCAATGGAACAACTTCAAAAGATGGCTACTAGTGGTGAACCACTGTGGATTAAAAGCTTTGAAACTGGAAGAGAAATACTTAATTATGACGAATACACCAAGGAGTTTCCTCCTATAGACAAATCTGGGGAcgtaaaatctaaaataatggGTATTGAAGCTTCCAGAGACACAGGAATTGTATTCATGGAGCTCCCTCGACTTGTTCAGACTTTCATGGACGTA AATCAATGGAGAGAAATGTTCCCATCGATGATTTCAAAGGCAGCAACAGTAGACGTGATCTGCAATGGTACTGAAGGTGCTAACAGCTGGGATGGCGCAATTCAGCTA ATGTTTGCAGAGGTGCAGATGTTAACGCCAGTAGTGGGGACGAGAGAAGTGTATTTTGTGAGATATTGCAAACAAATGAGTGCAGCACAGTGGGGGATTGTGGATGTTTCTGTCGACAAAGTTGAAGCCAGCATTGACGCTTCTCTCCTTAAATGCAGAAAATTACCCTCAGGATGCATTCTACAAGAACAATCCAATGCACATTGCAAG GTGACGTGGGTGGAACACTTGGAGTGCCAAAAAAACATAGTGGACTCTCTGTACCGTGTAACTGTCAACAGCGGCCAAGCTTTTGGCGCAAGGCGCTGGATGGCTACTCTTCAGCAGCAATGTGAGCGCCTCCTCTTCTTCATGGCAACCAACATTCCTACCAAGGACACTACTG GTGTTGCCACGCTTGCTGGTAGAAAAAGTATACTAACATTGGCACAAAGAATGACTAGGGGTTTCTACCGCGTACTTGGAGCTTCTAGTTATAATACATGGAACAAGATCCCTAGCAAAACTGGCCAAGAGGATATTAGGGTGATCTCTAGGAGGAACTTAACTGATCCTGGTGAACCCCAAGGCCTTATTCTCTGTGCTGCTTCTTCCATTTGGTTGCCTGTCTCTCGCAACGTCCTCTTTGATTTCTTGAAAGATGAAAACCATCGCCATGAG TGGGATGTCATGTCTAATGGAGGTCCAGTGCAATCCGTTGCAAATTTAGCAAAAGGTCAAGACAAAGGAAATGCAGTCTCAATCCAA GCAGTGAAATTAAGAGAAAACAACATGTGGATCCTTCAAGATACAAGCACCAATGCTTATGAATCCGCAGTGGTTTATGCCCCAGTGGACATTGCAGGCATGCAATCTGTTATAACAGGTTGTGACTCTAGTAATATTGCTGCGTTACCTTCGGGATTCTCGATCCTCCCTGATGGTCTAGAGTCGAGGCCTTTTGTTATCACTTCTAGACCAGAGGACAGAAGTTCAGAAGGAGGATCCTTGCTAACAGTTGCTTTTCAGATTCTAACTAGCAATTCTACAACAGCAAAACTTTCTAAGGAGTCGGTAGAATCCATCAACAACCTTTTGTCGTGTACGTTGCACAAAATCAAGACAAGATTCCAATGTGACAATGGATATTAG